TACCCGCGGTCGCTCAACCGCAAGGCCACTCCCAGGTTCTGCTCGGCGAGAAGCACGGTGAGACCGCTTTCCTTCAGCCGCGCGATCTGTTCTTCAAGCATGTTTACGATGAGCGGGGCCAGACCTTCGGTCGGTTCATCCAGAAGAAGAAAAGTCGGGTTGGTCATAAGGGCCCGCGCAATGGTCAGCATCTGTTGTTCCCCACCGCTTAGGAATCCGGCTCTGCGGCCGTCAATCTCCTTCAGGGCAGAGAAGAAGTCATAGACCCTGTCCCTGTCCCAGCCACCCTCTTGCAGGTTGCGTTCGGAGATCTCAAGGTTTTCCCCCACTGTCAGGTCCGCGAAAACCCGGCGGTCGTCCGGGACATACCCGATCCCCATGCGGGCCATCAGGTACGGTTTCCGGCCCGTACAGTCCTCTTCCTTGAAATGGATGCGGCCTTCCTTCGGAGGTGTCAGCCCCATGATGCTTTTCATGGTGGTGCTTTTACCGGCGCCGTTTCTACCCAGCAGACAGACGATCTCGCCTTTATTCACTTCAAGGGAAACCCCGAAAAGGATGTGGCTGAGACCGTAATAGGTATGGATTTTCTTTACGAGGAGCATTCTTCAGCACCTCCTAGATAGGCTTCACGAACCTGCTGATTGCTTCTCACTTTCTCAGGTGTGTCCTGGATGATCGTCTGCCCCTGTTTCATAACCATGATCCTGTCGGCAATGGAAAAGACAAGGCTCATATCGTGTTCACAAAAGAGGATCGTCAGACCGAGATCGTCGGAGAGACGTTTCATGAGCTGAAGCGTTACGGCAGTTTCCTCGGGAGACATGCCGGCGGTGGGTTCGTCCAGGATGAGCAGCTCCGGACGGTTCCCCAGGGCGATGGCGATTTCAAGGACTTTTTGATCACCGTGCGACAGGACGCCGCTGATCATTTCTGCCTTGCCAAGGAGCCCCACGCTTTCCAGTATGTCGCAGGTTTCGTCAACTGCCATGGTTTTGGCTGGCCGAAAGAGGTTGTACGATTCTTTCTGCCTGGACAGGATTGCCACCTGCACATTTTCAAATACCGTGAGGCGGTTGAAAATATTCACCACTTGGTAGGAGCGGCTGATCCCCTTGCGGCAGATAAGGTGGGGCGGAATGCCGGTGATCTTCTTCCCCTTGAACGCGACCAAGCCTGAATCCGGCATGAGATGGCCCGTGATCAGGTTGAAAAGAGTTGTCTTGCCCGCCCCGTTCGGCCCGATCACCGCGACCACCTCCCCCCGGTTTACGTCCAGCAGGGTGCCGTTGATGGCCTTGAAACCGTCGAAGGATTTATGAAGCGCTTCAACGTGGAGCATCTATCCTTCCTCCCCGACTTTTTGGTCGCGTATCCGGGATCTTTCTGTAAAAAGCCCGAGAACTCCCTCGGGTAGAAAAAAGATGAGCAGCATGAGAACGATTCCCAGAACGAGGGTCCAGTATTCGGTATAGATACCCACAAAGGTCCGCAGGAACACCATGATGCCGGTGCCGAACATGGGGCCCAAAAAGATGAACCATCCCCCCAGCAGGCACATGATGAGGATTTCCAGAGAGAGTGTCCAGAACATAAGCTCCGGGAACACGGACCCCTCCACGGTTACAAAAAGGGTTCCGGCAACGCCGGCAAAAAATCCGGCGATCATCTGACCCACTAGCTGCTGTTTCTGAACATTTACACCGATGGCCCGGCATCGCTCGGGATTGTCGCGGATCCCCTGAAACGTTCTGCCGAAAGGCGAATTAATAATCATGTACATGAGGGCCAGACAGAGGGTGGTCACAATCAGGGTAAAATAATAGGCGCTTGTAGAAGAACCGATCAAGTCCGGCACCGGGATACCGTGGATGCCGTCGTCACCGCCGGTAAAGGAGTACCAGCGGTAGACGATGGCCCAAACCAGTGAACCAAGCGAGATTTGTAGCATGCCGAAATAGAGTTTTGAAAGTCGTATCGTGATTAGCCCCAGTCCAAATCCAAGCAGGGCCGAGCAGACAGGTGCCAGCAAATAGCCGGTCCACAACGGCAACCCCGACTTCGTGGCAAGCAGCGCAAACACATAAGCGCCAAACCCGTAAAAGACAGCATGATGGAACTGATACATGCCACCGAACCCCAGAACCATGTTAAGGCTGGTGGCCAGAAGGCCGGTCGAAAAGACAAGAGCGAAAAGATAAATATAAAATCGTGACAGGACCTGGGGCAATAGCAGTAAAATTACCAGCAGCATGATACAGATGATGGTAGATTTTTTACTGAATAGTGTTTTATACAAAATGGTATCTCCCTACCAGGTCGATTTTAGAAGTCCTTTCGGGCGAAAAAGCAACACGGTTATGACAGCCACGTAAGGGAAAACGATGGCGAATTGCGGCCAGACAAGAATCCCGACGGCGTCTGTCAAGCCGAAAATCAGTGCGCCGAGAAGCGCGCCCCAGATGTTTCCCAGACCACCGATGATCACGATCAGAAAGGCTTCGATAATGATAGCGTGATCCATGCCCTGGGTAATGTTTTGTGTGGGAGCGACCAGGGCACCTCCGAGTCCGCCAAGATAACATCCGATGACAAACACGGTGGCAAAGACCCAGCTGACGTTGATTCCCATTGCGCCGACCATTTCACGATCCACGGCAGCGGCCCGGGCAATTTTTCCAATTTTGGTTTTTTTGGTCAAAAACCACAATCCGGCCGCGACCAGTGGCCCGACGATCAGTAAAAAAAGATTGTATCGGGGTAAGAGAAGGCAAGGGATTGAAAAGGAGCCCCTCAGAAATTCCGGAGGGTTCAGGCTCCGGTAATCCGAGCCCCAAAACAGTTTGACCAGATCTCCAAACACCAGCGTAAAGGAGAATGTGAAAAGCAGGAGCATCAGATGCTCTCGCTCGTAGAGGTGGCAGAAAAGCCCCCGCTCGACAACGAAACTGATCAGGGCCACTCCCAGGGGGGCAACGATCAGGGCTAACCAGAATCCCAGGGTGCTTTGGCCGAACAGGGTTGCAACGGTGTAGGTCAAAAAAGCGCCGATCATATACAGCGACCCGTGGGCCACGTTGGGGATGCGAAGAACCCCAAGCACGAGACTCAAACCTGAGGCCACGATAAAAAGGATCGTAGTGCGGCTGAGGCCGACGATAACCTGCTGTAACAGCGCAGCCAGAGTAATGTTCGAGGCAAAATCCATTCGAGATCTCTTGAATTAAGCTATTCAGGGATTGGAGAAGACCCCAATCCCTGAGTTTTCAATTCGATTCCGGTAAAAAATGCTATTTTTTTCTCGACTTTTTAATTTCCTCGATGGAAGGCATGACGTCTTTTCCGGGGATGGTCACAATATCCGTTGCGACCAGGAAGTCATAACCGGGCACCTTCTTGGTAACGCCCATATACATGGGGAGCATGGTCTGGTGGTCGTAAGCGCGCATGGTCACTTTGCCGACCGGGCTGTCCACCCACATCCCCTCGACGGCATTGATAAATTTTTCCGTGTTCACTTCACCGCCCACCTTATAGCCGCCAGCGATGAATTTGGCTGCGAGAAATCCATACACCGCACCCACGGCGGGTTTGCGATTGTAAGCGGCTTCAAATTCTTTTACGAACAGCTTGTTCGCACCGGTTTCCGGATGGTAGAAAAAGTAGTTGGATGTTCCGATGACACCCTCCGGCGCCTCAAGCCCCAGGGGTTTCAGGGTGGAGAGTTCGGTGGCGGTATGCATGAAAAAAGGCACCCGCTCGTTGAAGCCGGTGGCCTTGGCGGCTTTTAAAAACGGCACGCAATCACGGCCGCCCGTCGCCACGATAACGGCATCCGGTTTGGCGGACAGGATGGCTGTGATATAAGGCGTGAAATCGGGTTCCCCGACCTTCCACCAGGACTGGCCGAGTAATTCGACGCCTGGCTTCATTTTTTTCAGATTGTTCCATACGCCGTCGGCAATGGCATGCCCGTACTCGTAGTCATCCCCCCCAATCCAGTACTTTTTGTAGGGTTGTTTGGCGAGTCCGGCGGCCGCGGCCTTCCCGGCCATTGACGTGTTTTCAGTAATCGAAAAGACATACCGATGACCCTTTTCTTCGGTTATTTTCGCGCTTTTTGAAAAGGTCACAAAAAAGGGCACTTTTTCTTTCCGGGCCAGATCTGAAATGGCCAGGGCCAAGGCGCTGTTGATGGTCCCCATCAGGATATCAACCTTCTCCCGGTAAATCAGTTCCTTTGCGGCGGATAGGCCGATATCGACCTTAAATTTACTGTCCCGGGTCATAATCTCGACCTGTCGGCCGATAAGACCGCCGCCAGCATTAATTTTATCCATTTCGAGTTTGAAGGCATCCCGAACATCGTTGGTGTAGGTGCTGGGCGGCCCGCTGTAGCAGTCGACAATACCGATTTTGATTGTCTTTGCGGCCATTGCCGGTGCGGCGATAATCATTACGGATAGTACAACAAACATAAAGCAGGACAGTCTTTTCATGATAAACTCCTTCCTTAATTTAATGTGTTTGCTGTAAATTTAAAAATCTAATTGAGAATTATTATTAACAAGTAGTGGCTTTTTTGAGGCGGTTGTAATTGAATACGAAGATTGAGTTCAGATAGCAAACCGTTCATAATATAAGGGGAATTACGAACCGTCTAAAATCACTTGAAAACCACTACCACCAAGGTGATACGTTGTCAATAGCAAATCCGGACCGGATTTACCCAATTAAATTTCTTAATAAGGGCAAAATGCATGGAAGGGTACTATGCACGCGTTTCAATTTTTTTCTTTGCTGATGAATACAGTCGAATACCCCGGATATAAATCAATCAGATTGTCGGGGGGGTAGAGACTGGTTTTTTGCTCTTTGAAATCTAAATCAATGATGAGATAACAACCAGCCTGAAATCGGTTGTAAGTGTGGGCAGCAGGCCATTGATGATTGTGAAACACCCTGCTACGGCAGGTAGGACGCCTAACCGAAAAATAGCATTTTATTGTGTATAATTGTTCTGATAATTTTCAATAAGAATTTAATTTTGTCAGTGTGGACTTATGTGCACTTAGTTAAAATACGGCCTTAAAAAATGTTGGGTCAACAAATAAGATCAGAAATAGATGTATTACTACGGGCTCATGCAGCTTTGATGTGGGTACTGAATCTTCAATATGGCCAAATGCAAGGTTTCTGCCTTCTGTACGTAATAAAATGGTAATTGACTAAAACAACTTCAAAAGTCATTATCTACCTGCTCGTTCTTCAACATATCAAGCCACCGCCGGTTTCCCCGGGATGCGTTTTTCAGTCCGCCCTTCCTATCAAAAAGGAAAGAACATGGGTTTTATTATATGATATCGTCCAAGCTCCGGGAACCATGAATGACTCGGTGAATCTGAACGGTTTTGATACGAACCACATAAAATACAAGGTAGGATTCAACGACGAGGATTCGATAACCTGAATACTGTAATTTTTCATCTCGCGGCACATGACCCAAGAAAGGGGTGCTTCGAGGTTGCCGATACGCTGGCCGCGCCTGTCAATAAATTGTACAGCATTGGCCGGACTACTGGTTGCGATCCTGTCAAATTTTTAACAATCGAAAAATTTAGACCCCCCGTCATCCCGTTGCATGCCGCCGATTGCCGTCATGCAGGTAGCAGATCAGTCCGCACTGGAGGCAGCGCTGGGCTTCGCTGGAAGCGGACGCTTCGCTGAATCCTTTTTCAAGCTCCCGGCCCGCGGCCAACTCTTTCGGGCTGCTGAGGGGCATGATTTCACGGCTGATTGCCGGGACCCTATCGATGCGGTCCACATTTTGAATGTCGGACTGCGGCGTTACCACTGTGTCCGGCAGGGTGATCGGTATGCCGTACATGGCCTGGTGGATGGATGCGGCCGCTCTGCGGCCGGCGCCAATGGCCCTGATGGCGGCGGAAAAATCCGTCTTGACGTCATTCGGTGCAATAATGCCGACCGCGGCCTTATTGGCCGGTTCCTTATAGGTTTCAAGGGCCTGCCAGTGAAGGACTCCATCAGCCGCTTGGGCGGTTTCTTCCGTTTCTTCTACGGGTGGTTTGACAAAGATGAATTCCGGCAGTCTTCCGGAAGCCAGGACAAGGGTATCCACCGGAATGGTCTCCTGCGACCGCGTCAATAGATCCACACTCTCGAGTTCGGTGAGACGGTTTTCCCGGCCGGAAAGACGACTGACGGCAGTGGCAAACCGGATCTTAACCCCTTCTTTTTCCAATGTTTCAAACTCGGCATCATCCAGGCCGGCCTTTTCCCGGGTTTCCCGGAACAGGATCGTGATGTTTTGTGATGATGCTGTTTGACACTTGCGGGCTGCCTCTACGGCGAGCCGGCTGCCGCCGCAAATCACAACATGGTCGCCGCAGGTGATGCTGTCGCGATTTCTGATATAATCAATCAGTAAATGGGTGCCGGGAATCGTTGGCTGAGGTTCGGGGTTTCTTAAGAGCCGGCTGTCCCAGCCGCCGGTGGCCAGGAAAACCGCCTCATAGCCTTCCCTGAGCAGGGAGGCCACGGTGAAGTCCTTTCCCAGCGTTTTTTCGGTTTCTATCCGGACGCCGATCTCACGGATGCCGTCGATGTCCCAGTCGAGCATCTCCCGGGGAAGTCGATAGGCGGCTATGGCGCTGCGCAGCAATCCGCCCGGCGCCTTGGCGGCTTCAAAAACCGTCGGATCATGACCCAGCCGGGCGGTAAAAAAGGCTGCGGAAAGGCCTTCAACACCCCCGCCGATAACCGCAACCCTGCGCCCTGTGGCAGGCGCCTTGTAGGGGAGAATCCGCTTGCCCTGTTTTTTTTCGTAATCCGCGGCATAGCGCTTCAAAAAATTGATGGCCACCGGCTCATCCACAAATTGACGCCGGCAGTCCTGCTCACAGGGACGGGGACAGATCCGGCCGATCACGGTGGGAAACGGGTTGCGTTCCTTGATCACCTGAACCGCTTTGTGAAAATCCCCGAGGTCAATCTGATGGATGTATTCCCGAATGTCAATCCCCGCCGGACAGGCCCGCTGGCAGGGCGTCGTGCATTCCGCAGTGGTGTATTCCCGCATGATGCGGCGGGTAATTGAAGACATCGTAATGATGTTTTTGGGGCAGACGCGCTCGCAGGTCCCGCATCCGGTGCAGCGTTTTTCGCTTACCACCGGCAGCCCTTTGGGCCCCATTGTAATGGCGTTAAAAGGACAGGCCCGGGCACAGGTCCCCAATCCCAGGCAGCCGATGGAACAGACTTTCATCCCGCCGCTAAGCAGTGCAACCGCTCGGCAATCATTCAGGCCGTTATAGATGTATTTCAGATCGGCATCCGCAGCACCATAGATGCATCCCGGTTTGGCAATATCCGGCTCCTTGAGCTCGACTTTAACGCCCATGATCGCCGCAATCGCTTCCGCCACGTCCGGTCCGGCCGCCACGCATGAATCCGGAGTCGCTTTGCCGGCCGCAATCGCCGCGGCATTGGCCGAACAGCCGGGTTTGCCGCAGCCGCCGCAGTTGGCGCCCGGAAGCGCCGCTTCCACCTCAAGAATCAACGGATCGACATAAACATAAAAAACTTTTGCCGCCACAGCCAACATCACACCGATCATCAATCCCAGAATTCCCATCACGGTAATGGCTTCTACCACGTTTAATCTCCTGTTTATAAACGGTTACACTCGTGTCTGTTGATTTAAGAGACCAAACAAACAGTCTCCCCCTTTGGCAAAGGGGGCTGGGGGGATTTTCAAAAAAATGCTTTAACCTTAAATCCCCCTAAATCCCCCTTTAAAAAAGGGGGACAAACCAGGCCTTCGATCTCTTTCGGTTCAATCGCTGTTCAGATTCCCACTGTTCAATCAACTATCCGGCGATAATCGCAATTCGTACAAATAGCTGTCACACCGCAACCGTCGCCACCCGGTAGCAGCGCAGGCAGCGCGCCGCTTCGGCAATGGCCTCGGCGGGCGAATACCCCGCTTCGACTTCATCAAAGGTGAACTTTCTCTGTTCGGGCGGGAGCATCCGGAGCTCTTTGCGGGCGCTGCCCCCGACCGTGCCGATTTTCTCATCGCGATCATAAACCTTAACGGCTTTAAAGAGCTTGTCAAAATAGTCGGCTTCTTCGTATTCAAGAGGTTTTGCGTTGATCAGAGCATCGATGCTGAAGGCTGCCCGGCGCCCGCCGGCACAGGCCGTGATCAGCGCGCCCGGGCCGGTCTCGCAGTCGCCGGCCGAAAAAATCTTGGGCCGGCTGGTCTGCTTGGTGACGGCATCCACCGCTATGGCGTTCCAGCGGGTTGTTTTGATGCCGTCGATACCAGCAAGCAGAGACAGGTCGATCTGCTGACCGATGGCCGGCACCACCGTGTCGCATTCAAATACGAATTCAGATCCCGTTATCGGAACGGGCCTTCGCCGGCCGCTGGCATCCGGCTTACCGAGTTTCATTTTAATGCATTCCAGTCCCACCACCCTGCCTGCTTCCGCCAATACCCGAACGGGTGTGGTCAGAAAATGAAACTGGACCTTTTCTTCTTCGGCATCGTGTATTTCAACACTATCCGCGGGCATTTCATTGCGGGTCCGCCGGTAGACCAGATGAACATCTTTTTTACCGATGCGAAAAGAACTGCGCACACAGTCAATGGCCACATTGCCGCCGCCGATGACCACGACTTTTTTGCCGGCGGGATAGGGGTCGCGCCCTTCATTGATGTCCAGCAGGTATTGCACCCCCGGGATAAACCCCTGATACCCTTTATCTTCGCCCTCCACCATCATGGCGGAACTGTTCTGGGCGCCGATGCCGATAAACACCGCGTCATAATCCGTTTCAAGCTGAGAGAGGGTGATGTCTCTGCCGATGGTGGTGTTGTATTGAATGGTAACGCCCATCTTTTGGACCTGCGCAACCTCACCGCGCAAAATGGGTCGGGGAAGCCGGTAGTCCGGAATGCCGACGGCCGACATGCCCCCCGGTTCCGCCAGCCGCTCAAAGATTTTAACCTGATGCCCCCTGCGAACCAGATGAAATGCGCAGGTCACACCGGCCGGACCGGCGCCCACAATGGCCACGTTCCCGGTTTTGTCCGATGGTCGGATCGCATAACTGGTTTTTCCCTGCCGGGACAGTTCAACATCGGCCACAAACCGCTTCAGGTACTTGATGGAAACCGGCTCATCCAGGTTGGCGCGCCGGCAGTGTTCCTCGCAGGGGCGCACACAGACGCGTCCGACAATGCCCGGCAGCGGCAGGCGCTCACGGATAGTCTCCAGGGCGGCCTTAAATTTTCCTTCCCGGACAGATTCGACATAAGCGGGAATGTCCAGATGAATCGGGCAGGCATCCATGCAGGGCGCTGTCACGCTGGAAAGATAGGATCCCTTGGCAATGGCCGTCCGGCTGCTGACGGCCGAACGAAACGCCCCGGGAAAATAGTCCAGCGCATGTAAAATCGCAACCGGTCCGGTTTGACCGATGCTGCACTTGGCAGTGGCGCTGACGGTTCGGGCCAACGTCCGGAGGCGGTCAAGATCCTGCTGCTGCCCGCCGCCGTCACAGATCCGTTTGAGTATCCCTGCCATGATGCCGGTCCCGGTCCGGCAGGGCACACATTTTCCACAGGAGGCTTTATGGATGGAAAGCATGTATTCCCGACACAGGTCCACCACATTGACATCGGCGGACCGCAGGGCAATGCCATACCAGCCGATCAGAGCTTTGATCTTTTCATCCCCTTTGAAATATTCCGGGAGCGGGGCCTGCCCGGCCGGTTTAAACGCCTGAGTCGCCTTGCCGCGATTGTCAACCACCTGTCCGCCCCATGAGCTGAAAAGTAAATCGTTCATTATCATTATCCTATTTGAATCTAATTATTTCTTCCTCAGCCGCTGAGACGCTATGCCTATCTCATTTTCGGTCTTCCTCTGCGCCTCCGCGCCTCTGCGCGAAACCCTTTCGACGATTTAGCCCGGCTCAGATATCCTCACGGCACACACCTTGTATTCGGGAATGCCGGAAACCGGATCCAGGGCGGCATGGGTCAATTCGTTTGCGGCCGCTTCGGCAAAGTGAAACGGAATAAACACCGTCCCGGATACGGCCTTGTCGGACACCTTCAGGCGGGCATCGATTCGACCCCGCCGGGAGGCAACCGTCGCCCTGCCGCCGTCTTTCAGGTTATATCTGCCGGCGTCGGCAGCAGAAATCTCGACAAAACACTCCGGCGCCCGGTCCATTAAACCGTCCGTCTTCATGGTCATGGTGCCGGTATGGTACTGGTAAAGGAGCCTTCCGGTCGTCAGATACAGGGGATAGTCTTCATCGACCTGCTCGGCCGGCGGGATATAATCAATGGCATGAAACAGCCCCTTTCCCCGGGTAAACCGCTCCCGGTGCAACACCGGCGTCCCCGGATGGTCCGGAACCGGACAGGGCCAGTGAATCCCTTCGGTTTCAATGCGCTCATAGGTGATGCCGGCATAGGACGGGGTAACGACTGCAATTTCTGCCATGATCGCCCGGCCGCCGTCATAGGACATGGGATATCCCATCTTTTCGGCAATCCGGCAGGTGATCCACCAGTCGTCCCTGGCCTGGCCGGGGGGCTCAACCGCCTTGCGGACCCTTTGGACCCGGCGTTCCGTGTTGGAAAAGGTCCCTTCCTTTTCGGCAAAACAGCAGGACGGCAGGACCACATCCGCCAGCCGGGCGGTTTCCGTCAGAAAAATGTCCTGAACCACCAGAAATTCAAGCTTTGAAATACTCTTCTTGGCATGATTCAGGTCCGGGTCTGAAACCAAGGGATTTTCACCGACGATATAAAGCGCTTTCAGGCTGCCGTCGGCAGCCTTGGGAATCATCTCGGTAACTTTCAGGCCCGGCTTGGCCGGAAGACCGGTCACGCCCCAGGCGGATTCCATCTTGCTGCGGATGGCCTCATCGGTGACCGGCTGATAGCCGGTATACACATTGGGCAGCCCGCCCATATCACAGGCTCCCTGGACGTTGTTCTGCCCCCGCAAGGGGTTGACCCCGCCGCCTTCAATTCCCATATTGCCGCACAGCATGGCCAGGTTGGCCAGGGACTTGACATTATCGGTCCCGGACACATGCTGGGTAATGCCCATGCAGTAAAGGATGCTGCCGGCCTTTGCCCCGGCGTACAGCCGGGCGGCCGCGACAAGGTCATCTGCCGGGATACCGGTAATCTTCTCCACATATTCAGGCGTAAATTTTTCAACCATCTGGCAGAGTGCGTCAAACCCTTCGGTGCGGGTTTCGACAAACTGCCGGTCATATAATTTTTCTTTGACGATGACATGCATCATGCCGTTGATCCAGACCACGTCCGTTCCCAGGTTCTGACGCAGCCAGATGTGGGCGAAATCGGCAATTTTAATCCGGCGGGGATCCACCAGGATGAGCTTGGCGCCCCTGAACCGTGCCGCCCGCTTGACAAAGCTGGAAAGGACCGGGTGGTTTTCAGTGGTATTCGAACCGGTAATGAGAATCACATCGGCGGTTTCGATGTCGGCGATGGTATTTGTCATGGCGCCGCTTCCGAATGCTGCGGCCAGACCGGCCACGGTGGAGGAATGTCAGAGACGGGCGCAATGATCGACATTGTTGGTTTTCAGAACCGCCCGGGTAAACTTTTGGACAATATAATTTTCTTCATTGGTGATCCGGGCGGATGTCAAAACGCCGACAGCGTCGGGACCCTGAGCGTCACGGATATCCGTAAATTTTTTTGCCACCAGACCGAGGGCCTCCTCCCAGGAAGCCTCCCTGAATGCGCCGTTCTCCTTGATAAGGGGGACCGTCAGGCGCTCAGGTGAATGAATAAAATCGAAGCCGAATCTTCCCTTTACGCAGAGACTGCCGTAGTTGGGCGCCGTCTCTTCGGCCCCGGAAACCCGGACCACCTGTCCGTCCTTAACGTGCAAATACATCTGGCACCCGACACCGCAGTAGGTACAGGTTGTTTTAACCTTATCGGTTTCCCAGGGGCGGACCCGGTAGCGAACGTCCTTTTCAACCAGCGCGCCCACCGGACAGGCTTGGACGCACTCGCCGCAGAAAACGCAATCGGAATCCCGCAAGGGCTTGTCGTTGGGCGTAATGATCTTGGTAAAGGCGCTCTTGTAGCCGAATTCAATGGCGTTGTTCACCTGGACTTCGTTACAGGCCTGCACGCACCGGCCGCATAAAATGCATCTTGAAAAATCCCGCACAATAAACGGGTTAACCGTTTCCATGGGGTGCTTTACCTCGGTCGCCAGGCTGGGATCTCCGGTGACCTGATAGCGATAGGCCAGATCCTGCAGCCGGCAGTCGCCCCAGACCGGACACAATTCTGCTGCGGCGTCATCCTGCTGCACCCGAAGCTGGAAATCTTCCCAGCTTTCGCCGCGGTGTCCGCTGATGGCGCAGTTATGGTTGCCGGAAGACAGCAACAGCTGGAGGATCAGCTTGCGGGCTTCAACCACCCGGAATGATTCGGTCTGAACGACCATGCCGGCGGCGGCCGGCGTCGCGCAGGCGGCCACTAAATCGGCGGCGCCCGCCACTTCAACCACACAGATCCGGCAGGCCCCGGTGGGGGTAATCGCTTTCAGGTAGCACAGGGTCGGAATATCGATCCCGCTGCGCCGGGCGACCTCCAGAATGGTTTCTCCCGGTCTAAATTCATACGCTTTGCCGTTCAGGTGAATTGTGTTGTTTGCGTCCATCATTTCCCTTTCTCTAACGCGTTCGCGCTACCCGCTAAAATCTCGTTCCGTTCCGTATCAACCTCGATCTGTTTTTTTATATAAAGCCTTTGGGTTTGTCAATCCGTGAATTTTCAGATTCCCGGCTGCTGCTGCAGCCGCAAAAGCACCGATGGCGCTGCCGGCGATATCGGCCAATGCGTCCCCGATGTCGGCGCTGCGAAAAGGTACGAAATACTGGTGAACCTCGTCGCCGATACCGTACAGTCCGGCTGAAAGAATACTGAGGGTGATGATATTATACGGCTTGCCGCCCGGCGCGGTGATCCGGTAAGCCCTGAAAAACAAGACGCCTAAAATCGCATAGGCGCCGGCGTGCAGCAATTTGTCCAGATAGGGGGTATCCGGTATGCTTTCCGGCACCGGCCGGGAGGACTGGAAAAAGATTAAAGCGCAATAGATCAAAACGGGAAACCAGTAAAATAGAAAAATTTTA
This genomic interval from Desulfobacterales bacterium contains the following:
- a CDS encoding ABC transporter ATP-binding protein gives rise to the protein MLLVKKIHTYYGLSHILFGVSLEVNKGEIVCLLGRNGAGKSTTMKSIMGLTPPKEGRIHFKEEDCTGRKPYLMARMGIGYVPDDRRVFADLTVGENLEISERNLQEGGWDRDRVYDFFSALKEIDGRRAGFLSGGEQQMLTIARALMTNPTFLLLDEPTEGLAPLIVNMLEEQIARLKESGLTVLLAEQNLGVALRLSDRGYVIDNGKIHYHGTSEDLRLNEEVRKKYLCV
- a CDS encoding ABC transporter ATP-binding protein is translated as MLHVEALHKSFDGFKAINGTLLDVNRGEVVAVIGPNGAGKTTLFNLITGHLMPDSGLVAFKGKKITGIPPHLICRKGISRSYQVVNIFNRLTVFENVQVAILSRQKESYNLFRPAKTMAVDETCDILESVGLLGKAEMISGVLSHGDQKVLEIAIALGNRPELLILDEPTAGMSPEETAVTLQLMKRLSDDLGLTILFCEHDMSLVFSIADRIMVMKQGQTIIQDTPEKVRSNQQVREAYLGGAEECSS
- a CDS encoding branched-chain amino acid ABC transporter permease, which produces MYKTLFSKKSTIICIMLLVILLLLPQVLSRFYIYLFALVFSTGLLATSLNMVLGFGGMYQFHHAVFYGFGAYVFALLATKSGLPLWTGYLLAPVCSALLGFGLGLITIRLSKLYFGMLQISLGSLVWAIVYRWYSFTGGDDGIHGIPVPDLIGSSTSAYYFTLIVTTLCLALMYMIINSPFGRTFQGIRDNPERCRAIGVNVQKQQLVGQMIAGFFAGVAGTLFVTVEGSVFPELMFWTLSLEILIMCLLGGWFIFLGPMFGTGIMVFLRTFVGIYTEYWTLVLGIVLMLLIFFLPEGVLGLFTERSRIRDQKVGEEG
- a CDS encoding branched-chain amino acid ABC transporter permease; translation: MDFASNITLAALLQQVIVGLSRTTILFIVASGLSLVLGVLRIPNVAHGSLYMIGAFLTYTVATLFGQSTLGFWLALIVAPLGVALISFVVERGLFCHLYEREHLMLLLFTFSFTLVFGDLVKLFWGSDYRSLNPPEFLRGSFSIPCLLLPRYNLFLLIVGPLVAAGLWFLTKKTKIGKIARAAAVDREMVGAMGINVSWVFATVFVIGCYLGGLGGALVAPTQNITQGMDHAIIIEAFLIVIIGGLGNIWGALLGALIFGLTDAVGILVWPQFAIVFPYVAVITVLLFRPKGLLKSTW
- a CDS encoding ABC transporter substrate-binding protein, which encodes MKRLSCFMFVVLSVMIIAAPAMAAKTIKIGIVDCYSGPPSTYTNDVRDAFKLEMDKINAGGGLIGRQVEIMTRDSKFKVDIGLSAAKELIYREKVDILMGTINSALALAISDLARKEKVPFFVTFSKSAKITEEKGHRYVFSITENTSMAGKAAAAGLAKQPYKKYWIGGDDYEYGHAIADGVWNNLKKMKPGVELLGQSWWKVGEPDFTPYITAILSAKPDAVIVATGGRDCVPFLKAAKATGFNERVPFFMHTATELSTLKPLGLEAPEGVIGTSNYFFYHPETGANKLFVKEFEAAYNRKPAVGAVYGFLAAKFIAGGYKVGGEVNTEKFINAVEGMWVDSPVGKVTMRAYDHQTMLPMYMGVTKKVPGYDFLVATDIVTIPGKDVMPSIEEIKKSRKK
- a CDS encoding RnfABCDGE type electron transport complex subunit B: MVEAITVMGILGLMIGVMLAVAAKVFYVYVDPLILEVEAALPGANCGGCGKPGCSANAAAIAAGKATPDSCVAAGPDVAEAIAAIMGVKVELKEPDIAKPGCIYGAADADLKYIYNGLNDCRAVALLSGGMKVCSIGCLGLGTCARACPFNAITMGPKGLPVVSEKRCTGCGTCERVCPKNIITMSSITRRIMREYTTAECTTPCQRACPAGIDIREYIHQIDLGDFHKAVQVIKERNPFPTVIGRICPRPCEQDCRRQFVDEPVAINFLKRYAADYEKKQGKRILPYKAPATGRRVAVIGGGVEGLSAAFFTARLGHDPTVFEAAKAPGGLLRSAIAAYRLPREMLDWDIDGIREIGVRIETEKTLGKDFTVASLLREGYEAVFLATGGWDSRLLRNPEPQPTIPGTHLLIDYIRNRDSITCGDHVVICGGSRLAVEAARKCQTASSQNITILFRETREKAGLDDAEFETLEKEGVKIRFATAVSRLSGRENRLTELESVDLLTRSQETIPVDTLVLASGRLPEFIFVKPPVEETEETAQAADGVLHWQALETYKEPANKAAVGIIAPNDVKTDFSAAIRAIGAGRRAAASIHQAMYGIPITLPDTVVTPQSDIQNVDRIDRVPAISREIMPLSSPKELAAGRELEKGFSEASASSEAQRCLQCGLICYLHDGNRRHATG